The following are encoded in a window of Haliaeetus albicilla chromosome 1, bHalAlb1.1, whole genome shotgun sequence genomic DNA:
- the LOC138685694 gene encoding uncharacterized protein codes for MYLLSPRALFWKTLFLTLATSGGSPNLAWEIIQDMCTCWGYPNFGYQNRDSQCNQITNNVNIWIKCGIPINHFPRHKVGGDNEILQGDAATCQNALYAAPEGTVWGCSDGKMYSHLNIVKQAGLRCGLGIPTVCPRRIFEYTTPPIQRKKREFDDPSSTQEWIQSIQKPDYYTWGQKVLEVFFAPSGYIQHQRVLENLTWQVHVLSNWTRYAFGELNLQVQQVSKTALENRLALDMLLLKEQGVCGMLNLTESECCITIHDATTSIEEARAKMKEIADQTREFFRAMQRDDWFDGQSPNSWLHSILGSLGLTGWGKWLVNIALTILIGLICLIVGLAIVRCMISCLLSSASSLSSRTVRYIKITTDEDDMNKNQSPATV; via the exons ATGTATCTGTTATCACCGCGAGCACTGTTTTGGAAGACCCTTTTCCTCACCCTTGCTACCTCAGGAGGGTCACCAAACCTCGCTTGGGAAATAATTCAAG ATATGTGCACCTGTTGGGGATATCCTAATTTTGGATACCAAAACCGAGATAGCCAATGTAATCAGATCACCAATAATGTTAATATCTGGATAAAATGCGGAATTCCCATTAACCACTTCCCAAGACATAAGGTGGGAGGGGATAATGAAATACTGCAGGGAGATGCAGCTACTTGTCAGAACGCTTTGTATGCCGCCCCCGAGGGGACTGTCTGGGGGTGCTCAGATGGGAAAATGTACTCGCACTTGAACATTGTCAAACAGGCTGGATTGCGGTGTGGTTTGGGAATTCCTACTGTGTGCCCCAGGCGAATTTTTGAATATACCACACCAcctattcaaagaaaaaaaagagaatttgatGACCCAAGTAGCACCCAGGAGTGGATTCAAAGCATTCAAAAGCCCGATTATTATACCTGGGGACAGAAGGTATTGGAAGTATTCTTTGCACCATCTGGGTATATTCAGCACCAGCGGGTGCTAGAAAACCTAACTTGGCAAGTACATGTGTTAAGTAATTGGACCCGATATGCCTTTGGGGAACTAAATCTGCAAGTACAACAAGTATCAAAAACGGCGTTAGAGAATCGTTTAGCCCTAGATATgttattgttaaaagaacaaggTGTGTGTGGTATGTTAAACTTGACTGAATCTGAATGTTGTATTACCATTCACGACGCCACAACCTCCATTGAAGAAGCACGAGCCAAGATGAAGGAGATTGCCgaccagaccagggagttctTCCGTGCAATGCAACGAGATGACTGGTTTGACGGCCAGAGTCCAAACTCATGGCTACATTCCATTTTGGGATCCTTGGGACTGACGGGATGGGGGAAATGGCTTGTAAATATTGCGCTTACGATATTAATTGGACTTATATGTTTAATAGTAGGCCTTGCCATAGTAAGATGTATGATTAGCTGCTTACTATCCTCAGCTAGCTCTCTTTCTTCTCGTACTGTCCGCTATATTAAAATCACCACAGATGAAGATGATATGAACAAGAATCAAAGTCCAGCGACTGTTTGA